In one window of Leptospira neocaledonica DNA:
- a CDS encoding HAMP domain-containing protein gives MKNAPTLDPKQEKDSINPKQLLEVLTAFKRGDFSKRMPLDQVGIAGKISDLLNDIMDQNDRMVKEFERISNEVGQEGKISQRVSGISSTGSWGTCMNSINSLIGNLVQPNTEVMRVIGAVAGGDLSQNMSLEIDGRPLKGEFFRTAKIVNIMVDQLNSFASEVTRVAKEVGTEGKLGGQADVRGVAGTWKDLTDSVNSMASNLTGQVRDIAEVTKAVATGDLSKKITVDVKGEILELKNTINTMVDQLNSFASEVTRVAKEVGTEGKLGGQADVRGVAGTWKDLTDSVNSMASNLTGQVRNIAEVTTAVARGDLSKKITVDVKGEILELKETINTMVDQLNSFASEVTRVAREVGTEGELGGQADVQGVAGTWKDLTDSVNSMASNLTGQVRNIAEVTTAVARGDLSKKITVDVKGEILELKDTINTMVDQLNSFASEVTRVAREVGTEGKLGGQADVQGVAGTWKDLTDSVNSMASNLTGQVRNIAEVTTAVATGDLSKKITVDVKGEILELKDTINTMVDQLNSFASEVTRVAREVGTEGKLGGQAYVRGVAGTWKDLTDSVNSMASNLTGQVRNIAEVTTAVARGDLSKKITVDVKGEILELKVTINTMVVQLNSFASEVTRVAREVGTEGKLGGQADVQGVAGTWKDLTDSVNSMASNLTGQVRNIA, from the coding sequence ATGAAGAATGCCCCGACATTAGATCCCAAACAAGAAAAAGATTCTATAAACCCGAAACAATTATTGGAAGTTCTCACTGCGTTTAAACGTGGGGACTTTTCTAAACGAATGCCTCTAGATCAAGTGGGGATTGCGGGTAAAATTTCAGACTTATTGAACGATATCATGGACCAGAACGATCGAATGGTCAAAGAGTTTGAAAGGATAAGTAACGAGGTAGGACAAGAGGGTAAAATTTCCCAAAGGGTGAGCGGTATTTCTTCTACAGGTTCTTGGGGAACTTGTATGAATTCCATCAATTCTCTGATCGGAAATTTGGTGCAGCCGAATACGGAAGTAATGAGGGTGATCGGTGCGGTCGCAGGCGGTGACCTTTCTCAAAACATGTCCTTGGAAATAGACGGAAGACCTCTTAAAGGAGAATTTTTTAGAACTGCTAAGATTGTAAACATCATGGTGGACCAGTTGAACTCTTTTGCTTCCGAGGTAACCCGGGTAGCAAAAGAAGTGGGAACAGAAGGTAAACTAGGTGGACAGGCAGATGTGCGAGGAGTTGCAGGAACTTGGAAGGACTTAACGGATAGTGTGAACTCAATGGCGTCTAACTTGACTGGCCAGGTGCGCGATATCGCAGAAGTCACAAAAGCTGTGGCAACAGGTGACTTATCCAAGAAAATCACAGTGGATGTTAAGGGAGAGATTCTCGAACTCAAAAACACAATCAACACGATGGTGGACCAGTTGAACTCTTTTGCTTCGGAGGTAACCCGGGTAGCAAAAGAAGTGGGAACAGAAGGTAAACTAGGTGGACAGGCAGATGTGCGAGGGGTTGCGGGAACTTGGAAGGACTTAACGGATAGTGTGAACTCGATGGCATCGAACCTAACCGGTCAGGTGCGTAATATTGCCGAAGTTACGACAGCAGTAGCACGAGGTGACTTATCTAAGAAGATCACAGTAGATGTTAAGGGAGAGATCCTCGAACTCAAAGAAACCATCAACACGATGGTGGACCAGTTGAACTCGTTTGCTTCGGAGGTAACCCGGGTAGCAAGAGAGGTGGGAACCGAAGGAGAGTTAGGTGGACAGGCGGACGTGCAAGGGGTTGCGGGAACTTGGAAAGACTTAACTGATAGTGTGAATTCGATGGCATCGAACCTAACCGGTCAGGTGCGTAATATTGCCGAAGTTACGACAGCAGTAGCACGAGGTGACTTATCTAAGAAGATCACAGTAGATGTTAAGGGAGAGATCCTCGAATTAAAAGATACCATCAACACGATGGTGGACCAGTTGAACTCATTTGCTTCTGAGGTAACCCGGGTAGCAAGAGAGGTGGGAACCGAAGGTAAACTGGGTGGACAAGCAGACGTGCAAGGGGTTGCCGGAACTTGGAAAGACTTAACAGATAGTGTGAACTCGATGGCATCCAACCTAACCGGTCAGGTGCGTAATATTGCCGAAGTTACGACAGCAGTGGCAACAGGTGACTTATCCAAGAAAATCACAGTGGATGTTAAGGGAGAGATCCTCGAATTAAAAGACACTATCAACACGATGGTGGACCAGTTGAACTCTTTTGCTTCTGAGGTAACCCGGGTTGCAAGAGAGGTTGGTACAGAAGGTAAACTGGGTGGACAGGCATATGTGCGAGGAGTTGCGGGAACCTGGAAAGACTTAACAGATAGTGTAAACTCGATGGCATCCAACCTAACCGGTCAGGTGCGTAATATTGCCGAAGTTACGACAGCAGTAGCTCGAGGTGACTTATCTAAGAAGATCACGGTAGACGTAAAGGGAGAGATCCTGGAGCTGAAAGTGACTATCAACACGATGGTGGTTCAGTTGAACTCATTCGCTTCCGAGGTAACCCGGGTAGCAAGAGAGGTGGGAACAGAAGGTAAACTAGGCGGGCAGGCAGATGTGCAAGGTGTTGCTGGAACCTGGAAAGACTTAACAGATAGTGTAAACTCGATGGCATCCAACCTAACCGGTCAGGTGCGTAATATTGCC
- a CDS encoding response regulator, with protein MISTLIADDHLLIREGLRKILSEEEDIEIVYEAENGQQVLDYLASQSVQVLILDINMPMMSGLDILKYVHKLSPDTRVLILSMYPEDRFAVRALKAGASGYITKASAGDELISAVRKVIDGARYISPEATEMLVRELSKPSDRLPHETLSEREFQILMLLVKGKNVRSISEDLGLSVNTVNTYRARIFEKMSLKSTQELVRYAYDHKLLE; from the coding sequence ATGATTTCCACATTGATCGCTGATGATCATTTATTGATCCGAGAAGGTTTAAGAAAGATCTTATCGGAAGAGGAAGATATAGAGATCGTATATGAGGCGGAAAATGGCCAACAGGTTTTGGATTATCTTGCAAGTCAATCCGTGCAAGTGTTGATCTTAGACATCAATATGCCAATGATGAGTGGTTTGGATATATTAAAATATGTTCATAAACTCTCTCCGGATACTAGGGTACTGATCCTAAGCATGTATCCGGAAGATAGATTTGCAGTCCGAGCTTTGAAGGCGGGTGCCTCCGGTTATATTACTAAGGCAAGCGCAGGAGATGAACTGATCTCCGCGGTTCGTAAAGTGATAGATGGTGCCAGATATATCAGTCCAGAAGCTACGGAGATGTTGGTAAGAGAACTTTCTAAACCTTCTGACAGACTTCCTCATGAAACTCTTTCCGAAAGAGAATTTCAGATACTTATGCTTCTCGTAAAAGGTAAGAACGTTCGATCCATTTCAGAAGATCTAGGTTTAAGCGTGAATACGGTAAACACATACAGAGCTAGGATCTTCGAGAAGATGAGTTTGAAATCCACACAAGAGCTAGTTCGTTACGCTTACGATCATAAACTTCTGGAATAA